A window from Terriglobales bacterium encodes these proteins:
- a CDS encoding MmcQ/YjbR family DNA-binding protein — MNIDSIRAYCLSFPGATEGLQWGDDLLFRVGNKIFVSLSLGSVPVRMTVKSTPERCAELLEIEGITRAAYVGRYDFITLERLDLLPDEEMKELIAESYENVRRKLPQAVRASLDQKKVENARPARRSRAKAERKPKRRSA, encoded by the coding sequence ATGAACATCGACTCCATCCGCGCGTATTGCCTCTCCTTTCCCGGCGCCACCGAAGGGCTGCAATGGGGCGACGACTTGCTGTTTCGCGTCGGCAACAAGATTTTTGTTTCGCTCTCGCTGGGTAGCGTGCCGGTGCGAATGACGGTGAAGAGCACGCCGGAACGATGCGCGGAGTTGCTGGAAATCGAAGGCATTACGCGGGCGGCGTACGTCGGGCGCTACGACTTCATCACGCTGGAGCGTTTGGACCTGCTGCCGGACGAGGAAATGAAGGAGTTGATTGCGGAGTCGTATGAAAACGTACGCCGCAAGCTGCCGCAAGCGGTGCGGGCTTCGCTTGACCAAAAGAAAGTCGAGAATGCCCGCCCGGCCAGGCGCAGCCGGGCAAAGGCCGAGAGGAAGCCGAAGCGCAGGTCTGCCTAG